The DNA sequence AACTTGGTTCCATTGTTTTAATGTTGCAGTACATTAATCCAATTGTCAAGAATTCTGAACATCCTCTTAAAGGGGACATTTTGTATGCTGTGGAGCGAGTTCTGAAGCTTTCTGTCCCTAATTTATATGTTTGGCTGTGCTTGTTTTACTGTTTTTTCCACCTGTGGTATATCTCTTGCTTCATTCTCACACATACATTTCCCCTCGTATCTGTTTACAATTTTTATACACGAAGCTTTACCTTGATGGGCCAAACACATGCTTCGTCAGAAATCAAAATTTGTCATCACGTAGTGGCCTTTTGTAAGTATCTGAAAAAAATTTGGGAAAGCCAAAatgttataaatagataatgtaacgttttgcaattttttaaaacataaatttaCACCCCTTCCTATAAGATGCAATAATTTTACCTAATTAGAaagaagttaattaatttagtttatcATGCAAAGTCCTTGGTGTTGTTGAATTTTTTAGTAGAATCAGGCTATTAGCACTTCCTCTTATATTGTTATATAATAGTATAACTCGCAACATTTTGTACTATTTGATTGTGCCTTTGACACCCTGATTATTATGGTTATTAAACTCAACTTGAAGGATTAACTGTCACATATACTAAGATTTAAtggcaataataaaatatatatggctAAATAAGTACCATAAATCTGACATTGCCAGCATACTGACTTTCATATTACCCTGCAACTGGAGCAGataggttgtcaaatatttttctGCTTATCCTTTTAAGCATGTTCCATATTGTTTCACTTGCATCAtcattgtatatgtatatatatacattctcTTAATTACATTATTAACCGTCATATTCCCAATAAAATATCTGTATCAATAAAATTCTTTTAAGCTACGGATGATCGCCATTGATTTGTAGCTGTTggagatttttaaattttattttttcatgaaGGTTGAACATTCTTGCCGAGATTCTTCGTTTTGGTGATCGTGAGTTTTACAAAGATTGGTGGAATGCAAAAACTGTGGAAGAGGTAGTTTCATATACTATAAATTTTTCAGTTTTCTAGAACCTTGCGGCCatatctttgctgaattttgcTTGTTTCCTTTTCTTCATAATTGGCGTGTACTTTGCCTTGGGTGCTGTCATCAGTATTGGAGAATGTGGAATATGGTATGTCATGcttatctctgtttactttatTGGATTGGTTGTTCCTCATTCACAACTACATTAAACCCGTATTGTTAGTCATTAGTCTCAGTAGTTTGTATTGAGTTAATTGAAAAATGCAACCCCTTGGTATTCACCAATTGCACTTGAATGCCGTAAACTTAACTTTTCATAATTGCATTGTCCACCCCCTTGGTTATTCATTCGGCACAATTGGAACCCTATTTGACTACTTCCACTAATTTTGACCCATTACCGTCAACTTTTAAGTGTATTACGGGAAATTCCccaaatatttatatctttattaaattatttatattgtataattgATTTACCCGGATTTCCAACCTCGTAAAGAGCTGCTCGGCATAGGTGCTTAAATTCAGCAACCCACCACTCCCATCTGCATTTGCTATACATACTTCACCATCAAAACGAACTTGGAAgtgacaaatcaagaagatcaAAAAAAGGTATATTCTCCTTTGAGGCTGACAGCCACACTCAAAGAAGTGACCAGCTAATTATCTGATTCTGGATCAGATGTTATAAAAGCTTGTCGATCATGTTTTCTTTGTTAGTATTCTTGTGCTTTGACGAAAATTTGAGGGTGAAAAGATTCGAGAGATAGGAGTGCACAAGACTCGAGGTCTAATCTTCTTAATGTTTAGCCAAAAGTGGGGAGGATAATATTTTGGAAGCAATGAAAGAAGATTACTGGTCCTCGTAAGTCGTAAGGATCTAAATAGTCTATTGATTCCGGTCATAAGAACAAGACTTAAAAACGTTAAAGATAAGAAGAAGTAAattatatccctatatataataAGTGTAAGGAGGAAGAAGTAAATTATATCCCTATAAGTGTAAGGAGGATAATGGTTGTTTGATATAGTATCCTCGAATAAATACCAACTATTAGATCTTATTGATTGATAAAAGGTTAAGATTACATGctaatacaaaatatttatatataaaacaaattatacatTCGATGtagggctgtaaatgagttgatacgctcgataaccgcTCGGTGTTCGGTTCGGAAAAAGCTCGGTTCGAGCTCAgttcgattcataaacgagtcgatcttgagcacaatattaatgtttgttttataaacgagctgaacttgagcacactagagttcgactcgatagttcgcgaacaagttcgaattatgagttcgtgaacttggctcgtgaACTAGCCcgtgaacatggttcgtgaacCTGACTCGTAAACATGGCTCGTGGATGTGGGAGTTTCATTAATGAATGATttgttatgaatttatgatttcttatagcataaattaaaatattgttgggattttaatttttttttttaattagattaaataacaaacaagctcataaataaatttacgaGTATAAGCTAGctcgttagcaaagtttattgaacaagctcgtgaacaaaattaatgaacGGTTGGTAAGCAAAAATTCGTGGGATATGTCCGTGAGCGTAAGTTAATGAGCAGTTCGTGAGCAAAAGCTCGTGAGACaagctcgtgagacatgttcgcaAGCGGTTCGCGAGCCGTCCGTGAACATAGTTATTCCTTAATGAGTCGAtactcaaacaatatttttggctcgatccaagctcgagctcgagttcgagttcgctaattttttaacaaacgatacacgagcactctagagttcggctcggctcggctcatttacacccctaATTCGATgttttaaatcaaatacaagtaggtttttgtaaataaaatagaTTCCCCTATTCTTTTTATGTACTAAACAAAATAGAAAGTTGTTTTGCGAAAATCAAACAGGAATTGTTTTTACTATTAGAATACGATTTTTATTCTTTATATGTTCAAAATACTGTAGAATAAATATGAACCATGAGATCTTATAGTTTGATAAAGGTTAAGATTGTAagatgtttatatataatatataatttatacttTTGATGTTCGGTAGCTGATAGAAGTatgttttgtaaataaaatatgtgttCTCCTATTATTTTCATGTTCGAAACAAAATAGGAGTTTTTAGCTAAATTAAATAGAAGTaggttttataaatataatacgactttcaaaatcaaataaaagttctttttgtaaatagaatataattctTATTCTAAAAGCTTAACTACTTTTTCCTCTTCCAGTTTTTTGTTCTAATTGaagtataattattaaattatcattgaatcttttattttcacTAACATGAAAATCTTGGCTTTAACCGTGTATAAAATATTGCTAAtgtaattcatatataaataaaataataatatattattttttatatattaatatgtatattatgcgaattattaaaatacacatatattttcaaaaaatattcgtGCATGGCACAAAATATAAGCTAGTACATATATAgctatgtatgtatatatatatggagaGGAAGATGACTGTTACTTTattacattaataaaaaaaatgaatttcctAATATGCCCTCAACTTTGAGTAACGTTAACGGCAATATTTGACGGAAGAATGCAAAAAGTGGCGCCAAAAAAACCAAGGTGATGGACAATGcaattatcaaaatttcagGACATAAAGTGCATTTGGTCAACAAGGAGTTGcattttgcaattaacttgtcTGTATTTTAGGAGTATTTGAGCACGCATAACACAAATTACAGTATAGCACAAATTACTGAATTCTTAATAATTTTTCATTGACCATAACTTTTTCTAAATGCAGCCTGTTCATAAATGGATGGTCCGACATATATATTTCCCCTGCTTAAGGAATGGCATACCTAAGGTAATTTACCTTCCCTCTCACTTTGCAGAGAGGTTGCATTAGACTCTCATTTTACATTTATTTGCTATATTAATAGCTCAATGTAGGGTTTTCAGTACGGGGTTTATGAAGTTCTGATATACCGGGTTTTCCCTTTTCACACAGAGCATTGCTATTGTAATTGCTTTCCTCGTTTCTGCTGTTTTCCATGAGGTATGATAAATGACTCCAATCATTTCAATCTCTTTGAGTTGGTAAGCCAGAGCATTCTGCATCACGAAGTTACATTGCACTGGTCTAGATCTCAATAGATGTCTTCTTTGTGTTATATCCTAGTAGAAAGCAggaacattatatatatactttgttGTTTATCTGCAGCTATGTATTGCTGTTCCCTGCCACATATTCAAGTTTTGGGCTTTCATTGGAATAATGTTTCAGGTACCTTCATCTAACTGTATACATAAACTGAATATCTGTGatagaatttatatatataaggttGCAACACTTGTATCTAGTGAATTGTACATTTTTGAATAGGTTCTTGACATCTTGTGGTTTCCTACGGTCCTCTTTTGTGGAAGAAactgtttatatatgtataaagggGTCTGGGACCAAAGGTTTTAtcagttttcttttctttgagCAGGTGCCGTTGGTGGTAATCACAAAGTACGTGCATGATAAGTTCAGGAACTCAATGGTATGACTTCTTTTTCTTCCACATTTCTGTAGAATGTTGTGTTCGATAACTTTAGAACAAGAAACCTGTGCTAGTCAATGATGAATGAAATTATTAAGTCTAAACATCCGGGCATATTTCTCCAAGATTAGTTGTTGTCACTCCTTGGCCCTTTGTGGTTTGCAAATAAGATATTGGAAAACCACAACCATGAGATCTGAACAcaagttttttaatatatataatcatagaAGCTCCCTCAAATAGTTTTTGCTAAGAAACTAGTATTAAAGTCAGAACAAAGCAGATCTTCACACTCACCCTACAAAAAGGCTATGGTATAAAGGGAGTTGATAAAGATTGTAAATCTTTTCTGAGTAATTATAGGTTGTATTCACTAGACATCACTGACTTGTTTGTGTAAATCTTTTCTGAGTAATTATAGGTTGTCTTCACTAGACATCACACACTTGTTTAGCCTACTAAGAGTGCCCTCGCATAAATATGCTTGTTCTTGTGTCTTTTACCATCTGCCAATTCAGAATTGTTCATATGCTTTATACAAAGTCAGTATTTTTTTTCGTAAATTTTCCATTAAACTAGTCTTATGTCAGTCCTAATTTTTTTTCAGGTGGGCAACATAATCTTTTGGTGCTTTTTTAGCATCTACGGCCAGCCTATGTGTGTTCTATTATACTACCATGATGTAATGAACAGAAAATTGAATGCTAGTGGAACTTATTTATAAAACTGTACCATACAAGAAACTAATCGTCCATAAAAGTCTTGGCTCTGTGTCTACTGATTATACTGCACCAACAATATACTGGGCAGGCGCCGGAGATATATGATCCAAACCCCTCACTGCATCGTTGCTCGAGGACACCAACCTTCACTCAAATTGTACACATGCAGTTTTGTCACCGAGGGTTAATCATATACTACCACCTCCATGGCTGTAACTCTGTCAGAATAGCTCTTCGAGGTCTAatgattgtatatttataatgcaAATGTATAGATAAATATTAGAGTAATATCAGTTTTCTAGATTATCTGTAATATTCATTCGTAAACGAAAAACAGTCTTTACATTCGTCTGGTGCAGGTCGGCAAATGGTTACAAATCATAAACCGGTGGTATAATAGAGTTGAACAGCATAGCAACTATAAAAATCTCAATCTAATGGAGAACAATCTCAGTTAAAATACCAGTATATGAAAAGAAGTGTGTTTGATTGGGATTATAAGAATTTTtcatttaaagatttaaaattatactaaaattttgtgatattaaattgagattatttcAAGTCTATTGAAATTTGATTGTATTAAAAGCTGATGACTTTTTATGCATTTTTGTAATGATGAATATCGTAAGATCATTTATTTTATGGTTCTTGAAATCCTATAAatatgagattttgaagaattATGTGTAAATTATAAGGACTTCAAATAATATCATGTTAAATTTGCTAAAATTAATGTCatatataatcagttaaattcatatataattatcaatacATTAAATTCAATACATCCCGAAAACTCAGTCACAACCCAtagttatattaaaaatttcacaTCATGTTTGAATTTATTGTATTAAAAGCAAAATGAAATTGTGGTTTTCGTGAAAGAATATAGATGAATAATAAACCTGAATTCCCATCCCTAATTATTGGAACAAAGTCAATATTGAACAACTAGTGAGGTCCTCAGTTTCAATAATGCCTCGTTCTCCATATGATTTTCGTGAAACAAAAATGTTTAAAATCATgcaaaaattttaaacatgctTTGATTACTCCAGCAAGTCTAATCACTAGCTCGACTAAATtactattattcaaaaaaaaaaaaaattgctagaCGAATCACATTCaactaaaaaaaaactaaacatAGTGGAAAACATCTTTAGCCTCCtaatctttattaaaaaaaaaaaataatccatcTTTCTAGAGTCGATAAGCTAGAGCAACCAAATACACACATCTGCATGTCTGTGAACAACCAAGTCCACTAATACTAATCCACCAAGACCATATATACTTAAATTAACCACttcacaaaaataatatcataactGCATATAATATAAATGGGAGATTTGGGATGCAAGTCTAGTGGTGACACAAAGATGGAGCGCAGCAGCAGCATCAGTAGCTTACCAGAGCCCTTCAGTCTGCAGAACATGAGATGTTACAGTGCTTCATATGCAACGTTTTCTTCCTACAATGTACCTCCTCAAATCGATGAGGTCCCGAGGAATGAGGATAACAAGTTCAGGAGAGCAAAGTCGATGAACGGATGGGCTTTGGATGACCCGGAGTTGCAGAGGAAGAAGAGGATTGCTAGCTATAAAGTTTACTCTGTTGAAAGAAAGGTTAAAGGGTCTTTTAGGAATAGCTTCAAGTGGCTCAAAAATAGGTACTCTCAGATGGTTCAACATCTTTCCTGATACTTGGAGTTTTTCTGCTGTCTTTTATAATGGTTATCGGCATTAAGCTGTGTTCTGAAACTTTTGTATAATTGTACTTATAACAAGGTTTGTGGAATTCTAAGATCAAtgtttcttaatatatatatacttattcaGTGTCATAATTTTCTACATGAATTTGTTTCTCAATTTTGTAGTGATCAAATAAGGTTAAATAGAGACTGAGTATACAGATTACAGGTTTCTAATATTGTAAAGAATCACCAGTGTTCCATGATAACTGAATACTATTGAGTAATTTATGAACTAATTATCTGGGATTCATCCACGAGAGTTGTTAAGTTGCATTAAATGATTCAGAATCAGATTTGTTTGCTCAATCTGTATACAGTACAAATTAGAGGTGTCTGATAATGAAA is a window from the Daucus carota subsp. sativus chromosome 8, DH1 v3.0, whole genome shotgun sequence genome containing:
- the LOC108198831 gene encoding uncharacterized protein LOC108198831 → MGDLGCKSSGDTKMERSSSISSLPEPFSLQNMRCYSASYATFSSYNVPPQIDEVPRNEDNKFRRAKSMNGWALDDPELQRKKRIASYKVYSVERKVKGSFRNSFKWLKNRYSQMVQHLS